The nucleotide window GATTTCGTTGAAGCTGCGGGCCACGGCAATGTCGGCACTGTTGGTGCCGTCCTGCACCAGTGAGATGCTGTTGTCGCTGCCATTGCTGATGGAGACGGTGCCGGTGTTGTCGCCAGACTGATGCAGCAGGACCATGTTGCGGTTGCTGGTGGTGTCCAGATTGATGGTGCCGGTGTTGGCGCCGTACTGATAGGCACCGATGTTGTTGTCGTCACCATTGATGGCGGCGATGGTCAGGCTGTTGGGGCCAGCAGCGGTCGATTCCTGATACACGCCAAGCTGGTTGGAGTCACCGACGATGGACAGGGCGGAAAGGCTGTTGGTGCCTTTCTGGGAAACGCCGAACAGGTTATCGTCACCGGTGATGGACAGGGTGATGTCGTTGTCGGTGCCATCCTGCGAGACGACGCCATTGGAAGCCGTTGTGGCGGCTGCATAGCCGGAAAGGGCTGACCATACCACGCTGCCGGTAGCCTGAGAGTTGGTGTAGCCGTTGCGTCCGCCTACGAGGTCGATGGATATGGTGTTGTCTGATGCTCCCGTGTTGGTCTGGCTGACCGAACGGATGGAGTTGTTATAGCCGGTTTCGGTGATGCTGGCCGTGTTCGAGCCGGCGTCGGTCACTGTCTGGGCAAGACCGCGGATGTTGTTGGCGGTGCGGCCCTGCTGCAGAATGTCCGCGGAGTTGCTGCCTGTGCCGGACGAGGCATCCTGAACGACGCCCGCTGCATAGCTCCACGCGGATTTCTGTTCGATTGTCAGCGTGTTTGAATTGCTGTCGGTATCATTGATCTGCTTGACATAAGCCCTGCTTTTGTCTGCTTCGTCCTGAATGATCGAGGCCGAGTTCTGGTTTCCGCTCTGATCAACCTTGGCCTCGTTGCTTGCTGCGTAGGCATGGCCTGAAGAGATAGCTGCAGTGGCAACCGCTGCCATGAGTACCAAACGGGTTTTGGTCATTTGTTGTCTCCCATATGAATTTCTTTGTTAAAAATTGATGCCACCACCCGGGGCGATCCCCCTTTTTGCACCCCTCGTACTGACGATATGTGCAACCAATGATTATTAAAAAGCGGCAATACAACTCATTTACCTCTCCTTAACTTTGAAAGTCAATATGGAAGAAAACAATTTATTAAAACTGTAATTACTTTCGAATTTGTTGGTAAAATTAGGTGGTTAATGTATGTTTTGAAATAAAAAGGCCGAGGAATAAATACTTCCTCGGCCTATTCAACCTAATACAACTAAAAATTATAAATTCACTCAGCCAAGTGGTTCTTCATTATTTGAGTGTGGTGGAGGAAGCCTTCTTGTTGTTTGTCTTACTGGTTGTGTTGGTTGTGGCTTCTGACTGATCACAATCCTCGGAACTGTTGTTGAAATGGCGGTGGCATTTTTCGTCTCCGGCGGCAGCATGGCCGGGGACGCGGCGTCCTTTGCATCCTTGTATTGTTCTGACTTCAGGTTTTTTACATAGGACGTGCCATTTCCGGGATCCTTGAACTGCCAGATATCGAGTTCGACGCCTTCAACGATCAGGGCTTCAACGGCCTTTTCGACTGCGGCCTCAAGGGCGATCTGGCTTGGTTCGTTGCTGGTAAAGCCACCTTCTGCCTGCAGCAATTCGTCAAGCTTGACGTAGCGGAACACCGAGGCTTGCAGTCCGACCGAGACGACAGTCTTTCGGGCGGTCACGGTAGTCAGGACTTCGCCGGTCTTTGTGGAAATGGCCCTGAGCGAAACCGTGATCTCATCCTTGGAATAGTCGCTGTCGCCGGTAATGCCGAGATAAGACGCACCAAGGCCACCTGTCTGAACATTGTGGTTGTAGCCGATGATGCCACCCTCGATGATGATTGCGGCGTGCTTGAGCGGTGGCAGGACACTGGCGTTGACTTTTTCCTCGCCGCGGTAAAGCCGGCGCATCTCGGTGATGATCTGGCGTTCCTTGAGCAGGTCGGCCAGCTTGTTGCGTTCCATGACGGTAAACCAGCGACGATTGCCTGCATCCTGCAGAGCCTTGATCAGGATGGCGACGCCGCCCTGTGTCACGACTCGTGACAGTTGCTGATAATTTGCCGCCTCGCGATATTGCCCGGTTTCGTCCTTGAAGTCATAGACGGCGACGGGGATTCGCTGCTTGGGAGCCGGGATGTTCCTCAGCCGCAGATTGACTTCGCTGACTTCGGCCACCCGCGGGGCTTCCGTCATCAGGGACTTGTTGGTCGCACAGCCCGCAAGGGTGATCATGGCGAGGAGAACAGGGGCTGCCAGACGTTTGCCGACACCATGTTTCGTTCCTGACCGGATTCGGAGAGTATCATTCATTTTCAAAACCAGAGGCTAGTTTGTAACCAACTGCGGAACTTCGATATGGGTCACTGTTCCATCGGTGAAGTCTGTGATCACGAGAGATATGGAATCTGTCGTCTGGTTGAAGGTGATTTCCGTGTCCCCAAAGGTGATGGTGCCGTTTTCCTGCGGGTCGTCCCCAAAGATGGCTTCTGTAACCTGACTGGCGAGAGCGGAAAGCAGACGGCTTTGCAGCTGGCTGACAAACAGATCGGCTGCGGTATTGTCGGTGTTTCCGCTGTCGGTTCCTCCGCTGGAGCTGGACTTGTTTGCATCACTCGCTGTTGCCGATCTTTGGGCGCTTGCAATGGAGAGCAGATGAGACGAGTTGTACGGGCTGCCGCCGAACGTCGGATTGACCGGCGTATAGACAAGCTCTGATGCGTGGGCTGTGCTTGCCGCAAGGAGCAGGCCAACTAAAGTAATCGCTTTTCTCAATTCAATGTCTCCTGAGCCAAGGCCTGGCGATCCCGGATGGTTTGTCATAAGCCTGTCGAGGTACCCGGCATTCTGGGAACAACCTTAAGTGATGTATAATAAAAACCACAATCATTTGGTTTGTATCTAATTGAATTGCATTAGTCAATAATACAACCATTAATATATGGTGGTTGTAATTTGGCGTAGAGGCGCAAGCTGAATGATGCGCCATCCTTGTTCTTGTTCTTTATAAATATCTGAAATAATTAAAGAAAATGAAATTTGTTGCGGGCGTTGAACCACGGTGTGGCGTAGAGGATTGCGGCTTTTGTGGAGTGGAGCTGCCGGTGTTGTGCGCGCGTCCCTTATGGTCGGCGCTTGCGGAAACCGAATTGTAAGGTTGCGATGCCGGTGAGACTTCGTGGCTGCATTTCTTGAGGTTAACGGTGCGGTGATCACTTTACTGATTGAAATATAAGGAAATATTCGTTCAATGTTGAGCGGTATGAACGCAATGGGACTAAGAAGCAAGGCTGGCATAGTCTCGGTGTGTTGCGATATTGCAACTATTAAAAATTGAATCCAATTTCGTCTACTTCCGGTGGAAATTAACGTTTTTTGCCGCGCCTCTGCCGGTCCTTCGGCCCGTTTTGCGGTTACGCCTCCGCTTTGTTGTCATTTCCGTTTTCTGGAATTGTCTTGAAATTCGCCTCGACTGCTTTTAACAAGCGACAGGAAACGGGGCTCCGGCTTGTCATGACTGTGTTTGCGGTGACGGGGCCTGCAGTTTGTTAAAAAAATGAAAGGTTGCGGGATTTTTGCCTGTGTCATGGTGACGAGGCCGAAAAATAGTAGTTAGTATAGCCGCGAAATCGTCAGCAGTTCTTACCGGTCTGGCGCTTTCCTCAACAGGCAGACAAGTGCTGTTCAACCTTGGATGTGGTGCGCGTTAGGCGTCTCGATGCAATGGCCATGGTGTTGACATGGTTTTTCCGCTCCCAAGATGGGTGTGGTTCG belongs to uncultured Cohaesibacter sp. and includes:
- a CDS encoding CsgG/HfaB family protein, translated to MNDTLRIRSGTKHGVGKRLAAPVLLAMITLAGCATNKSLMTEAPRVAEVSEVNLRLRNIPAPKQRIPVAVYDFKDETGQYREAANYQQLSRVVTQGGVAILIKALQDAGNRRWFTVMERNKLADLLKERQIITEMRRLYRGEEKVNASVLPPLKHAAIIIEGGIIGYNHNVQTGGLGASYLGITGDSDYSKDEITVSLRAISTKTGEVLTTVTARKTVVSVGLQASVFRYVKLDELLQAEGGFTSNEPSQIALEAAVEKAVEALIVEGVELDIWQFKDPGNGTSYVKNLKSEQYKDAKDAASPAMLPPETKNATAISTTVPRIVISQKPQPTQPVRQTTRRLPPPHSNNEEPLG
- a CDS encoding curli assembly protein CsgF, encoding MRKAITLVGLLLAASTAHASELVYTPVNPTFGGSPYNSSHLLSIASAQRSATASDANKSSSSGGTDSGNTDNTAADLFVSQLQSRLLSALASQVTEAIFGDDPQENGTITFGDTEITFNQTTDSISLVITDFTDGTVTHIEVPQLVTN